One Nostoc punctiforme PCC 73102 DNA window includes the following coding sequences:
- a CDS encoding carbonic anhydrase, with protein sequence MKKLIKGLREFKSSYFSANEELFEQLSHGQKPRVLFITCSDSRIDPNLITQAGLGELFVIRNAGNIIPPFGATNGGEGATIEYAIQALDIQQIIVCGHSHCGAMKGLMKLDSLRVEMPLVHDWLKYAEATRRLVKDNYSHYEGEELLEIIIAENVLTQIENLRTYPVIRSKLHQGQLSIYAWIYQIETGEILAYDPQKHAYVLPQNQLLSSEIDETLLSPPLNSNVEIHFTKTQQRPFQSSGELPIPTHEWFPMTVLSPEQMERIYRGSATK encoded by the coding sequence ATGAAAAAATTAATTAAAGGTTTGCGCGAATTCAAAAGTAGTTATTTTTCCGCGAATGAAGAACTGTTTGAACAACTTTCTCATGGTCAAAAGCCCAGAGTATTATTTATTACCTGTTCTGATTCGCGTATCGATCCAAACCTGATTACACAAGCCGGGTTAGGCGAATTGTTCGTTATCCGCAATGCAGGCAACATTATTCCACCATTTGGTGCGACTAATGGCGGTGAAGGAGCAACAATTGAATATGCTATTCAAGCATTAGATATTCAGCAAATTATTGTCTGTGGCCACTCTCATTGTGGTGCTATGAAAGGGTTAATGAAGTTAGACAGTTTGCGGGTAGAAATGCCGCTTGTACATGACTGGCTCAAGTATGCAGAGGCAACCCGACGGCTGGTGAAAGACAATTATAGCCACTACGAAGGGGAAGAACTCTTAGAAATAATTATTGCTGAGAATGTACTCACCCAAATAGAAAATTTGCGGACTTATCCGGTGATCCGCTCTAAGCTCCACCAAGGGCAACTCAGTATTTATGCTTGGATTTATCAAATCGAGACAGGAGAAATTTTGGCATACGATCCACAAAAACACGCCTATGTCTTGCCCCAAAATCAGCTTCTCTCATCGGAGATAGATGAGACATTACTTAGCCCACCTTTAAATAGCAATGTGGAAATACATTTTACTAAAACTCAACAACGACCATTTCAATCGTCCGGCGAACTCCCTATTCCTACACATGAATGGTTTCCAATGACAGTGCTTTCTCCAGAGCAAATGGAGCGAATTTATCGAGGCTCGGCAACAAAGTAA